One Xiphias gladius isolate SHS-SW01 ecotype Sanya breed wild chromosome 13, ASM1685928v1, whole genome shotgun sequence genomic window carries:
- the chrm4a gene encoding muscarinic acetylcholine receptor M4: MSANDSTSCSPVDYGMGAGSPYKALEMFFIALVTGSLSFVTVTGNILVMLSIKVNRHLQTVNNYFLFSLACADLIIGVFSMNLYTVYIIVGYWPLGPVVCDLWLALDYVVSNASVMNLLIISFDRYFCVTKPLTYPTRRTTKMAGLMIAAAWILSFILWAPAILFWQFIVGQRTVPSRECYIQFLSNPVVTFGTAIAAFYLPVIIMTVLYIHISLASRSRVSKHKPEKKEKKGIKTPSLMKSHLLKQNNNNESSPQASPRSTPKLSVDSTTTALEAVKNGRVEEPKLVQPQPPTQPSPGLTQEEKESSNDSSTAFIPPTEPKDNPNNKVISEAATNPSPVETTTANPAVPKINPASRWSKIKIVTKQTGDECITAIEIVPPVEGAERHSIPISRPRTVARKFASIARSQVKRKRQMAAREKKVTKTIFAILLAFIITWTPYNVMVLISTFCQSCVPDTVWAIGYWLCYVNSTINPACYALCNATFKKTFKNLLLCQYKNIGTR, from the exons ATGTCCGCCAATGATTCAACATCCTGTTCTCCCGTGGACTATGGAATGGGGGCAGGAAGTCCATATAAAGCTCTGGAGATGTTTTTTATTGCCTTGGTTACAGGATCTCTCAGTTTTGTGACTGTCACAGGAAATATTTTAGTCATGCTATCCATCAAAGTAAACCGCCACCTACAAACTGTCAATaactatttcttattttcattagcATGTGCTGACTTGATTATTGGTGTTTTCAGCATGAATTTGTACACAGTGTACATCATTGTTGGCTACTGGCCGCTTGGGCCCGTGGTCTGTGATTTGTGGCTAGCTTTAGATTATGTTGTCTCAAATGCCTCAGTGATGAATTTGTTGATCATCAGCTTTGATCGCTATTTCTGCGTGACCAAACCCCTCACGTATCCGACAAGAAGGACAACTAAAATGGCAGGGTTAATGATCGCTGCAGCATGGATCCTGTCGTTCATCTTGTGGGCTCCCGCCATCTTGTTCTGGCAGTTTATCGTTGGACAGCGAACAGTGCCATCTAGAGAGTGTTATATTCag ttCCTTTCTAACCCTGTGGTGACATTTGGGACGGCTATAGCAGCATTCTATCTACCTGTCATTATTATGACTGTCCTGTACATCCACATCTCCCTGGCCTCAAGGAGCAGGGTCTCCAAACACAAACccgagaagaaagagaagaagggcATAAA aactcCTAGCTTGATGAAGAGTCACCTGTTAaagcagaacaacaacaacgagAGCAGTCCTCAGGCAAGTCCCCGCTCTACTCCCAAACTCAGCGTGGACTCAACTACCACTGCGCTGGAGGCTGTGAAGAACGGGAGAGTCGAGGAACCAAAGCTTGTTCAGCCTCAGCCTCCAACACAGCCAAGTCCAGGACTCACACAG gaggagaaagagagctcCAACGATTCGTCCACAGCTTTCATTCCCCCGACAGAACCAAAAGACAACCCCAACAACAAAGTGATATCTGAG GCTGCAACAAATCCCAGCCCAGTTGAAACGACGACAGCCAATCCTGCCGTGCCCAAGATCAACCCCGCCTCGAGGTGGTCCAAGATAAAGATCGTAACGAAGCAGACTGGGGACGAATGCATCACAGCTATAGAGATTGTCCCACCTGTAGAGGGAGCCGAGAGGCATTCAATCCCAATCAGCCGTCCTCGGACTGTGGCAAGAAAGTTTGCAAGCATTGCTAGAAGCcaagtgaagaggaaaagacagatggctgccagagaaaagaaa GTGACCAAGACTATCTTTGCCATCCTGCTGGCTTTCATCATCACATGGACGCCATATAACGTCATGGTGTTGATCTCGACTTTCTGCCAGTCCTGCGTCCCTGACACCGTATGGGCTATCGGCTACTGGCTATGTTACGTCAACTCTACTATCAACCCAGCTTGTTACGCACTGTGCAACGCCACATTTAAGAAGACATTCAAGAACCTGCTGCTGTGCCAGTATAAAAATATAGGCACAAGATGA